A part of Oncorhynchus masou masou isolate Uvic2021 chromosome 21, UVic_Omas_1.1, whole genome shotgun sequence genomic DNA contains:
- the LOC135508398 gene encoding 14-3-3 protein zeta-like translates to MDKAELIQKAKLAEQAERYDDMAASMKEVTEQGGELSNEERNLLSVAYKNVVGARRSAWRVISSIGQKTEGSDKKLAMVNEYREKVEGELRDICNDVLELLNKYLIENSTNAESKVFYLKMKGDYYRYLAEVASGDDKTATIEHSQEAYQQAFDISKKEMDPTHPIRLGLALNFSVFFYEILNSPEKACSLAKQAFDDAIAELDKLNEESYKDSTLIMQLLRDNLTLWTSDNAPEEGEAGEAGEAGENEN, encoded by the exons ATGGATAAAGCGGAGCTTATTCAGAAGGCCAAGTTGGCGGAGCAAGCCGAGCGCTACGATGACATGGCCGCCTCGATGAAGGAGGTAACGGAACAGGGGGGCGAGCTGTCAAACGAGGAGAGGAACCTGCTATCTGTCGCATACAAGAACGTGGTCGGAGCACGGCGGTCGGCATGGAGGGTCATCTCCAGCATCGGACAGAAGACGGAGGGAAGCGACAAGAAGCTCGCAATGGTCAACGAATACCGGGAGAAGGTGGAGGGCGAGCTGAGAGATATCTGCAACGATGTACTG GAACTGCTGAATAAATATTTAATTGAGAACTCCACAAATGCTGAAAGCAAAGTCTTCTATCTTAAGATGAAGGGCGACTACTATAGATACCTTGCCGAAGTCGCCTCTGGGGATGACAAAACAG CAACCATAGAGCACTCACAGGAGGCGTACCAGCAGGCGTTTGACATCAGCAAGAAGGAGATGGACCCCACGCATCCCATCCGCCTGGGCCTGGCCCTCAACTTCTCAGTCTTCTTCTACGAGATCCTCAACTCTCCAGAGAAAGCCTGCTCACTGGCCAAACAG GCATTTGATGACGCCATTGCAGAGCTGGACAAACTGAACGAGGAGTCATACAAAGACAGCACTCTCATCATGCAGCTGCTCAGAGACAACCTGACA TTATGGACATCCGACAACGCGCCTGAGGAAGGCGAGGCTGGAGAAGCCGGCGAAGCCGGAGAGAATGAGAACTGA